The following proteins come from a genomic window of Panicum hallii strain FIL2 chromosome 8, PHallii_v3.1, whole genome shotgun sequence:
- the LOC112903811 gene encoding uncharacterized protein LOC112903811 has protein sequence MGFWSDVQWWEDWQLRFLVLASLFFQYFLFAAALLRKRRVPLWFRSLVWLAYQGGDVVAVYALATLFNRHRKDEVAAGAAAHLDTLWAPVLLLHLGGQDGITAYSVEDNENWRRYLLVAASQIAIAIYVFCKSWWSPDGRLLRAAILLFVPGVVKCLEKPLALRNATVNSIANSSDPTMEMSIEEDDGTLPTAMDSLEEFVTAAKKCVEEEARRGPPLFFDDTMNDKPYHLFVDLSHPYSIRLRNLQVMAARSGKEEAHDRVRASISQAFDRLFTKHKASYGGVLRAVVVLLTFADIGLFQESRRSAYARADVVVTYILLCCTAALEFVSACVVLGSGLPLPDDQVPQYNLIGYLVRTRRRPGIRHLAAMLGLKDQIDWLWCTAPPEPSRRITELVHDHVAGGWKGYINAEVDRASTSTTSRSPVDDYRRFNDGRGQRTLERAKCGGRGVESSLRLPFDESVLVWHLATEICYFDHVDAGGEATRRSRVISNYMAYLLLVRPWMLMPGARRGLFRAVHAELKEMLKDAPSEPPGVEDDDAGKKKAPPRAMYEIARKIIQKVRNPPAAASSGGARRPWGRKAAAELVRKAWDVAYDLMEFSKVRMEESRKKKVMEEEEKIKKTGDPVSVSKERMSEIMSSARRDGDDEMWGLIQGVWVEMLCFSAGRCRGYLHAKSLGKGGEYLSYVWLLLSHMGMETMAERMQRTELPAEGDAGGLVTPSDLEDDDGDEPAQLDRGATSSTAVSGAAVVPVVADDDIV, from the exons ATGGGCTTCTGGAGCGACGTGCAGTGGTGGGAGGACTGGCAGCTGCGGTTCCTCGTCCTGGCGAGCCTCTTCTTCCAGTACTTCCTCTtcgccgccgcgctcctccgCAAGCGCCGCGTGCCGCTGTGGTTCAGGTCCCTGGTCTGGCTGGCCTACCAGGGCGGCGACGTCGTGGCCGTCTACGCGCTCGCCACCCTCTTCAACCGCCACAGGAAGGACGaggtggccgccggcgccgccgcgcaccTAGACACGCTATGGGCGCCGGTGCTCCTGCTGCACCTCGGCGGCCAGGACGGCATCACGGCCTACAGCGTCGAGGACAACGAGAACTGGAGGCGATACCTCTTGGTCGCGGCGTCTCAG ATCGCCATAGCCATCTATGTGTTCTGCAAGTCATGGTGGTCCCCTGACGGGAGGCTGCTCCGCGCAGCGATCTTGCTCTTCGTCCCCGGCGTCGTCAAGTGCCTCGAGAAGCCATTGGCTCTCCGGAACGCCACCGTCAACAGCATCGCCAACTCCTCCGACCCAACGATGGAAATGTCCATCGAAGAAGACGACGGCACGCTGCCGACGGCCATGGATTCGCTCGAGGAGTTCGTGACGGCGGCGAAGAAGTGCGTCGAGGAGGAGGCGAGGAGGGGTCCTCCCCTGTTCTTCGACGACACGATGAACGACAAGCCCTACCACCTCTTCGTCGACCTCAGCCACCCCTACTCCATCCGGCTCAGGAACTTGCAGGTCATGGCGGCGCGGAGCGGGAAGGAGGAGGCGCACGACCGGGTCCGCGCCTCAATCTCCCAGGCGTTCGACCGCCTCTTCACCAAGCACAAGGCGAGCTACGGCGGCGTGCTGCGCGCCGTCGTCGTGCTCCTCACGTTCGCCGACATCGGGCTGTTCCAGGAGAGCCGCCGGAGCGCGTACGCCCGCGCCGACGTCGTCGTCACTTACATCCTGCTGTGCTGCACCGCCGCGCTGGAGTTCGTCTCGGCCTGCGTCGTCCTGGGCTCCGGCCTGCCGCTGCCCGACGACCAGGTGCCCCAGTACAACCTCATCGGCTACCTGGTCCGCACCAGGAGGCGCCCCGGGATCAGGCACCTCGCGGCCATGCTCGGGCTCAAGGACCAGATCGACTGGCTCTGGTGCAcggcgccgcccgagccttCCCGCCGCATCACTGAGCTCGTCCACGACCACGTCGCCGGCGGCTGGAAGGGGTACATAAACGCCGAGGTCGATAGGGCGAGCACGTCGACGACCTCGAGGTCGCCGGTGGACGACTACCGCCGGTTCAACGACGGCCGTGGCCAGCGGACCCTCGAGAGGGCGAAATGCGGCGGCAGGGGCGTCGAGTCGAGCCTGCGCCTGCCGTTCGACGAGAGCGTCCTCGTCTGGCACCTCGCCACAGAGATCTGCTACTTCGACCACgtggacgccggcggcgaggccacCCGCCGCAGCAGGGTGATCTCCAACTACATGGCGTACCTGCTGCTCGTCCGGCCGTGGATGCTGATGCCCGGTGCCCGGCGCGGGCTCTTCCGGGCCGTGCACGCCGAGCTCAAGGAGATGCTCAAGGACGCGCCGTCCGAACCGCCGGGGGTTGAAGACGATgacgcggggaagaagaaggcgcCGCCAAGGGCCATGTACGAGATCGCGCGGAAGATCATCCAGAAGGTGAGGAATCCGCCAGCAGCAGCGAGCTCCGGCGGCGCTCGCCGCCCATGGGGTCGCAAAGCCGCCGCCGAGCTTGTTCGCAAAGCTTGGGACGTCGCCTACGACCTCATGGAATTTTCCAAGGTCAGGATGGAGGAGAGCAGGAAGAAGAAAGtcatggaggaggaggagaagattAAGAAGACGGGCGATCCCGTGAGTGTAAGCAAGGAGAGGATGAGCGAGATCATGAGTTCAGCCAGGAGGGACGGGGACGACGAGATGTGGGGGCTGATCCAGGGCGTGTGGGTGGAGATGCTCTGCTTCTCCGCCGGCCGGTGCCGGGGGTACCTGCACGCCAAGAGCCTCGGCAAGGGCGGCGAGTACCTCTCTTACGTCTGGCTCCTGCTCTCGCACATGGGGATGGAGACCATGGCGGAGAGGATGCAGAGGACG